The Chloroflexus aggregans DSM 9485 genome segment TCTTCGACCCGCTGCGCCGCCGGTTGGATGATGCCGCGGGCAATGTCACCGATCGCGTTGACTACCGTCTGCACAACTTCGATGATCCGCGCCAGTTGGTCGCGCAGGAAGGTGAAAAAGTTGTAGGCGGCCAGAATGAGATTGACAATCGCACCCACCGGGTTGAACATTGTAGCCAGCCGAGTGATCGCTGCCATCACGATCCGTTCGAGCAGAAAACTCTTGATGCTGTCGAGAACCAGATCGCGCAGCGTAGCCAAGTCGTCACGGATCCGCTGCCAGAGTGCCTCCCAGCCGCCTTCGATCAGCGTGCGCAGGTAACTGGCGACAAACTCGATCACCGTGACGGCCCGCTCGCCAATCAAGCGCACCGCTCGCTCGCGCAGCCGTTCCCACGTCAGCCCAAGGATCTGCCGGATCAGGCTTAGCACACCCATAAGATCGAAACGTTCGGGTAGCGTGATCCCCGCCCCGCCGAGCGCGCCGGTGAGCCAGCCAATGATGCCGGCCTGTAAGTGGGTGAGAAAGTTATCGGCGAAGCGGCGCACCCCGTTGAGAAAGGCATCGACCAGATGGCCGACAAACCCGCCCGGATCGTCGAGAATGAGCTGGAAGGTCTCTTGCGCTCGCCCGATGAACTGGTAGAAGGTTTCGGGATCAATCCCGGCCACTTTCAGCACCGCTTCGAGTGCCATGCGCGCCAGTGCTGCCCAGTCGCCGGTCAGCACCGCTTGGGCAATGCTGAGCACCGCGTTGATCGCGGCTTGATAGACATTGATAATTGCGTTGAGGCCGGCGCGCAGGCCTTCGACCAGCGCGGCGATGCCGGCTTTGAGGCCCTCGGCAGCGGTAGTGACCACACGCTGCGCAAAGGCGACCGCGCTGTCGATGGCGGCATTGAGCCGCGCTGCCAGTTCGGGGAAGATGCTGCCGATGAGGGTATCAACCAGCCCTTTCAGCAGTTCGCCGAAGGCGGCGATCAGGCCGTTGACAAAGGCGGCAGCGGCGTCAATGATCCGCATCGCCAGTGCCTTGGCCGCATCGAGGATGGCGTTCACCGCGCGCCGCACAGCGTCGAAGATGGCGCCGATCGCTCTGGTGAGGGCAGCGAAGGCGTCGCGCACGAAATTGACCGCCCGATCCCACCAACTCTGCTCTGTAGCTGCGCGTTCGGATCGCTGCCGTTCCGCTTCTGCTCGTCGCTCACCCTCAGCGACTTCAGCCCGGGCGTCACGTTCTGCGGCTGCATAGTGCTGCTCAATCTGCGCTTCATCGGCCCGTACTCGCTCGTCAATCTCACGCTGGCGGGCAGTGCGTTCAGCGGTTGCTTGCCGCTCAACGTCAGTAACAGCATCGCGCTGCGCCGCCAGCGTCTCTTGTCGCGTATCCTGAATCTGCGCGCGAGCTTCGATCACGCCAGTCCGTTGCTGTTCGTCAGCCTGTTCCGATTGTTCCTGCGCCTGCGCTTGCGCCTCGGCCACCACTGCCGCCCGTTGTTGGTCGCGCTCGGCGCTCGCCTTGTCCATCTGGGTTCGCGCTTCCGCCAAACTGTTTTCCATCGCCGCCTGTTGCTGCAGATCGAAGGCAGTCTGCACCTCCGGCGGCAACCCCATCTCAAGGTATGCCTGCGGTTCGGTGGGCATCTCCGGCGCAACGATCTCCGGCTGCACTAATTCATCCACAGGGTACGCTTCGTCGAGCGCGATCGGTTGCGCCTGCTCCGGCCCCGGCCCATTGATCACCGCCTGCGCTGCTTCGTCACCCATCGCGCGTGACTGGGTGACGCCTTCGTTTATCTGTTCATTGAGCTGCGCCGGGTCGGCGCCCTCGGTCAACGGCACGCGCGGCGGCGCACCGGGAGAGGTGACGACCTCACTGTCGCGGGTGTTTATTTCGTGTAGTCGTTCGGCGAGGTTGGCAGCACGATCATCAGTCTCGCCGCTCATCAGCCGCGAAACATCGGCAGTGACGTGGTCGTTGGCAGTGTAGCGTTCAGGTTCAGGAGTGGGCGGGAGATCAAGCTGCGGCAAGGCGCTTACTACATCGAGATCGAGTGAGCGGGCATCTGGGGAGGCCACCGTCAGTGGCGGTGGTGTTTCAACCTGCGTATTGAGCTGTGCGTGCAGATCGGGAAGTTCAGCGCTAAATGTTGCTTGTTCCTCCTGCGTCAGCCGCTCGAGGTCGCTACCGAGGGTTGCCGTCCGTTGCGCCTTCAGTGTTGGCGGCGCGGCGACAAAGGAGGTCATGAAAGCTTCCGGCCCTTCGGCATTAGCCGGTGACGCTTCAGCCTGCGCTTGGGCAGCCTGTTGCACGGCGAGATCGGCTGCGCTCACGCCGGGAGCCGGCGGCGGCAACTCGAACGGTGGTTGATCTGGTTCGATGGCCGGTGGC includes the following:
- a CDS encoding eCIS core domain-containing protein, translated to MHKPAHTATPTRRKPVITARADNDGHTLLAQAATQPPIALPHRAALEARFGRRLDQIAVYAGPLAQAALAHLDAEALTYRGAIFLADSHPPLELIAHEVVHVLQMQHGTVELDSQPASTDTQASESIRPHQVAPLDSVPIIPATAPAEREAITLAAQAQRENTTPLTPPLTVNTTLPPAAIALRRATTPAPPTDEPAVATFRRVAEREPAPAPPAQTVAPPTPESQPALASLPPPAIEPDQPPFELPPPAPGVSAADLAVQQAAQAQAEASPANAEGPEAFMTSFVAAPPTLKAQRTATLGSDLERLTQEEQATFSAELPDLHAQLNTQVETPPPLTVASPDARSLDLDVVSALPQLDLPPTPEPERYTANDHVTADVSRLMSGETDDRAANLAERLHEINTRDSEVVTSPGAPPRVPLTEGADPAQLNEQINEGVTQSRAMGDEAAQAVINGPGPEQAQPIALDEAYPVDELVQPEIVAPEMPTEPQAYLEMGLPPEVQTAFDLQQQAAMENSLAEARTQMDKASAERDQQRAAVVAEAQAQAQEQSEQADEQQRTGVIEARAQIQDTRQETLAAQRDAVTDVERQATAERTARQREIDERVRADEAQIEQHYAAAERDARAEVAEGERRAEAERQRSERAATEQSWWDRAVNFVRDAFAALTRAIGAIFDAVRRAVNAILDAAKALAMRIIDAAAAFVNGLIAAFGELLKGLVDTLIGSIFPELAARLNAAIDSAVAFAQRVVTTAAEGLKAGIAALVEGLRAGLNAIINVYQAAINAVLSIAQAVLTGDWAALARMALEAVLKVAGIDPETFYQFIGRAQETFQLILDDPGGFVGHLVDAFLNGVRRFADNFLTHLQAGIIGWLTGALGGAGITLPERFDLMGVLSLIRQILGLTWERLRERAVRLIGERAVTVIEFVASYLRTLIEGGWEALWQRIRDDLATLRDLVLDSIKSFLLERIVMAAITRLATMFNPVGAIVNLILAAYNFFTFLRDQLARIIEVVQTVVNAIGDIARGIIQPAAQRVEETLARLLPLAIDLLARLLGLGNVGHKVREIIERVRGVVDRALDRLIDRVRNMFRGGGAERRAAAETASVREAGVLAVPFTAAGQHHLYVRIVNRRAVMSVASDEQDFDRFADDLAQRIQALPDSPNKTRLSQQLVQARQLSTTVETQQTQAATRAAQAQGVSGTGLPTEQNIQRQLDQLIAALSGVMVWASSVPRDFTPGHIQYNPQGDRARRAHGWLGQKAPRAPEDQARVSEPLNRAITDLQAQGVTINARFDAGHLIASRYGGDGSWRNLVPMETRMNRSWFSAFEARVQTHVDAGEAIYADINASYGGDAFARLLSETEINSLTPLQQLTVAPVFERIPRAITATVGRRTSDGRDQVIFQEVFDPRQRLTLTIGQARRAGLVDSEQPQRSRDLFPQRDEESFRG